The following DNA comes from Candidatus Neomarinimicrobiota bacterium.
CTCCCGCACCGAAAGGATTATAGTAGAATTCAAGTTGAAACGTTTCTCTAACCAAGGTGGCAGTAACCCATTTCCGACCGCTCCTTTCTTCCACTGCCACCGGCTGAAGATTGTCTTCCGTATAACTCTGGCCAACCGCCAGGGCCCGGTCGACCTCGTCCGGAACGAGAGTCTCGAATTCCAACGGAAGATAGTCACTCTTGATGGTCCCCGTGTATATCACCAGGATTCCGGGACGGTCATATTCTGGCCATATTCCCACCACAAACTCACCAAACGGTGATCCATCGGACGCAAACAGGGCTATATTCGACAAAAGAGTGACGGAAAGGGATTTGCTGACCGCTTTCATCGACCGAGTTTAGACAGTCCCCTAAGGATAATCAACAGAAAAGGAATTGGAGAGTTTCCTTGTACGGGCCGAAGGGCGTCAAAAAAGTGATACTGGTGTGGGAAATTATTCTGAAAAAACGGCAGCGGAGAAACGGTAGATCGCAGTGTCGGGGCTCTTCCATGAATCTGTCGGCAGGCCTGCCTTCAGACAGGCGTGGTCCAGGAATGATTCGACATCCCAACCCTCCTCAGTGGCTACCTGGGGAAGAAGCAGACCCCTTCTGAGGTCCTTTTCTATGATCAGGCCGTCCTCACCAATGCGGATACCCGACGCGGTTTTGACCACTACGGGAGGTGTCAGAATGGAGATTTCAACGGTCAAACGGGCCACCTCCACGGATGAAATGGCAGGGAATCTTGGATCCCGGGTAGCCGCTCCCACGGCGAGGTCGACAATCTCGTCCTGCAGTATGAACAACGGCTCGATCCGGCCCACACAACCTCTCAATTCTCCTTCCTTCCGAAGGGTAACAAACGTTCCTCTTTTTTCGTTTA
Coding sequences within:
- the amrA gene encoding AmmeMemoRadiSam system protein A; the protein is MMEISEGGKKEALALARWVLEAEICGSKAPKPQPKDALLNEKRGTFVTLRKEGELRGCVGRIEPLFILQDEIVDLAVGAATRDPRFPAISSVEVARLTVEISILTPPVVVKTASGIRIGEDGLIIEKDLRRGLLLPQVATEEGWDVESFLDHACLKAGLPTDSWKSPDTAIYRFSAAVFSE